One Nocardia iowensis DNA window includes the following coding sequences:
- a CDS encoding GAF domain-containing protein: MTGGGVPEHKLSEHDWLLIEALGRTRTGRSEVPTVVADGPKVKDWASLLRVRRELHAAAPQRIVEVVQSCAETGEFVAHRESGLVVVGVPIRCAFDEVHGVQVWAGPDDVRLPERPRVAAWDWQADTELAHHGPGLEELVFARAPEDVRVIRTPPEAFGRMVRFEGRIDYFEMVGTLDGRHQSAVDMIGDDDLVRSFQMVTRADPVARRIRALMREFTDAVPAQPDVDMTMLRAVSQRADEGVGFIWLSSGLIYEWTRIPTPPLDRWGIERPTVHPDDLADFRTACADLAEERAADAAARHLRLRVRFTDTDWIPVRAELLPVLPAESGHGLIRVWRELAN; the protein is encoded by the coding sequence ATGACCGGCGGCGGTGTGCCCGAACACAAGCTGTCCGAACATGATTGGCTATTGATCGAGGCGCTTGGCCGCACCCGGACCGGGCGATCCGAGGTACCGACGGTGGTTGCCGACGGGCCCAAGGTCAAGGACTGGGCAAGTCTGCTGCGGGTCCGCCGGGAACTGCATGCCGCCGCGCCGCAGCGCATCGTCGAGGTGGTGCAGAGCTGTGCCGAGACCGGCGAGTTCGTTGCCCATCGCGAGTCCGGGCTGGTGGTGGTCGGCGTGCCCATTCGGTGCGCGTTCGACGAGGTGCACGGGGTGCAGGTGTGGGCGGGGCCCGACGACGTGCGGTTGCCCGAGCGTCCTCGGGTCGCCGCATGGGACTGGCAGGCCGATACCGAATTGGCGCACCACGGCCCGGGTTTGGAGGAATTGGTGTTCGCGCGGGCGCCCGAGGATGTTCGGGTGATCCGGACACCGCCCGAGGCGTTCGGTCGGATGGTCCGTTTCGAGGGGCGGATCGACTATTTCGAGATGGTCGGCACCCTCGACGGCAGGCACCAGAGCGCCGTCGACATGATCGGCGACGACGACCTGGTGCGCAGCTTCCAGATGGTGACAAGGGCCGATCCCGTCGCCCGCCGGATCAGGGCGCTGATGCGCGAATTCACCGATGCGGTACCGGCGCAACCCGATGTCGACATGACGATGCTGCGTGCCGTGTCGCAGCGCGCGGACGAAGGGGTCGGCTTCATCTGGCTGAGCTCCGGCCTCATCTACGAATGGACTCGGATCCCGACGCCGCCGCTGGACCGCTGGGGTATCGAACGTCCGACGGTGCATCCCGACGACCTCGCGGACTTCCGCACCGCCTGCGCCGATCTGGCCGAGGAACGCGCGGCCGACGCCGCTGCCAGACACCTGCGCCTGCGCGTGCGGTTCACCGATACCGACTGGATTCCGGTGCGCGCCGAGCTGCTGCCGGTGCTGCCCGCCGAGAGTGGGCACGGGCTGATCAGGGTGTGGCGCGAGCTCGCGAATTGA
- a CDS encoding putative bifunctional diguanylate cyclase/phosphodiesterase has translation MGVDATTMAEATERVLAQLVEYFDVDFSYVRHTDRERRASVLIAEWPHRPQVPDPDPLEIVYFEGADPVFRAFEHATEPMIARPTPEFADYQETMRRASGIPVVTTAAVPLLSRGESTGVLGFIKTGDREWSTRELNVLKAIAALFAQLQARVVAEERLRYIALHDDLTGLANRRALLEHMEERLRPGSPGPVAAFFLDLDRLKALNDFLGHTAGDNFIRTLSSRLREHLDPDDMIARLGGDEFVIVPAKPMDAVAAEEEGTRIQQLIGRRVTVGGESVSRAASIGVAVGIPGETTVADVLRRADHALLSAKSGGGNGVAVFTDAMRAQFELQDDVELNLRGAVSDGSLLLHYQPEVDLRTGRIVALEALVRWLHPTRGLLPPAAFVTVAEATNLAGELGRWVIRSACAQFAEWRRRGLAANVVMRINVSPVQLVSLDFVERIEDILRLFGIDGSSICLEITEHVVVQDLARTQVTLRGLKRMGVQIAIDDFGTGYSSLSHLKALPVDAVKIDRGFVQRLGASTDDLAIVKSIIGLAGSFGLGVVGEGVETAVAARTLVGLGCYRAQGFLIARPMPADEVEAHLAVGRIPLDLDLPRASRGTAGI, from the coding sequence ATGGGCGTCGACGCCACCACCATGGCCGAGGCGACCGAGCGCGTCCTTGCCCAGCTGGTCGAATACTTCGACGTCGACTTCAGCTATGTGCGGCACACCGACCGTGAGCGCCGGGCTTCGGTACTGATCGCCGAGTGGCCGCACCGGCCGCAGGTGCCTGATCCGGATCCGCTCGAGATCGTCTACTTCGAGGGCGCCGATCCGGTGTTCCGGGCGTTCGAACACGCGACCGAGCCGATGATCGCCCGGCCGACACCGGAGTTCGCCGACTACCAGGAAACGATGCGCCGGGCCTCCGGCATCCCCGTCGTCACCACCGCGGCGGTGCCCTTGCTCTCCCGCGGCGAGTCGACCGGCGTGCTCGGCTTCATCAAAACCGGCGATCGGGAGTGGAGTACCCGCGAACTCAACGTCCTCAAGGCCATCGCCGCGCTGTTCGCCCAGCTGCAGGCGCGGGTCGTCGCGGAGGAGCGGTTGCGCTACATCGCACTGCACGACGACCTCACCGGGCTGGCGAATCGCCGCGCGCTGCTCGAGCACATGGAAGAGCGGCTGCGCCCGGGCAGCCCGGGGCCGGTCGCGGCGTTCTTCCTCGACCTGGACCGGCTCAAGGCGCTGAACGACTTTCTCGGGCACACCGCGGGCGACAACTTCATCCGCACGCTCTCGTCGCGGCTGCGCGAGCATCTCGATCCGGACGACATGATCGCGCGCCTCGGCGGCGACGAGTTCGTCATCGTGCCCGCCAAGCCGATGGACGCGGTCGCGGCCGAGGAGGAGGGCACCCGGATCCAGCAGCTCATCGGCCGCCGGGTCACCGTGGGCGGTGAATCGGTGAGTCGCGCGGCGAGCATCGGCGTCGCCGTCGGCATCCCCGGCGAGACCACCGTCGCCGACGTGCTGCGCCGGGCTGATCACGCGCTGCTCTCGGCCAAGTCGGGCGGCGGCAATGGCGTCGCCGTGTTCACCGACGCCATGCGGGCCCAGTTCGAACTGCAAGACGATGTGGAGCTCAATCTGCGCGGCGCCGTGTCCGACGGCTCGCTGCTGCTGCACTATCAACCCGAGGTCGATCTGCGGACCGGCCGGATCGTCGCGCTGGAGGCGCTGGTCCGCTGGCTGCATCCGACCAGGGGCCTGCTGCCGCCCGCGGCGTTCGTCACGGTGGCGGAGGCAACCAACCTGGCCGGTGAGCTCGGGCGCTGGGTGATCAGATCGGCCTGCGCCCAGTTCGCCGAGTGGCGCAGGCGTGGGCTCGCCGCGAACGTGGTGATGCGGATCAATGTCTCGCCGGTGCAGCTGGTCAGCCTGGACTTCGTGGAGCGGATCGAAGACATCCTGCGGCTGTTCGGCATCGACGGCAGCTCGATCTGCCTGGAGATCACCGAGCATGTCGTCGTGCAGGATCTGGCGCGTACCCAGGTCACGCTGCGCGGATTGAAGCGGATGGGCGTGCAGATCGCGATCGACGATTTCGGTACCGGTTACAGCTCGCTGTCGCATCTGAAGGCGCTGCCGGTGGACGCGGTGAAGATCGACCGCGGCTTCGTGCAGCGCCTCGGTGCCAGCACCGACGATCTCGCGATCGTGAAATCCATTATCGGACTTGCCGGTTCGTTCGGCCTCGGGGTGGTCGGCGAGGGCGTCGAGACGGCGGTGGCCGCGCGCACCCTGGTCGGGCTGGGTTGCTATCGGGCACAAGGCTTTTTGATCGCCAGGCCGATGCCCGCCGATGAAGTGGAAGCGCATTTGGCGGTGGGCCGCATCCCACTCGATCTCGATCTGCCGCGGGCGAGCCGGGGTACCGCGGGGATATGA
- a CDS encoding effector binding domain-containing protein, with protein sequence MTYAIAVRNEAIYGGLVVPRVRPSFKVSNSDLIEFLKDRLRDRKGADRPMYTVYVPDPAGNYNAVVCFEYHEPESVPIGDVLVRVPKGVYARFAPNGDYHDPVEDVWAQVDDATASAEITRAYREEIEIWQGPDSVELFISILV encoded by the coding sequence ATGACCTATGCGATCGCAGTGCGTAACGAGGCGATTTACGGCGGCCTGGTGGTGCCGAGGGTGCGTCCGAGTTTCAAGGTCAGCAACAGCGACCTGATCGAATTCCTCAAGGACCGGCTGCGCGACCGCAAGGGCGCGGACCGTCCGATGTACACGGTGTACGTGCCGGACCCGGCGGGCAACTACAACGCCGTGGTCTGCTTCGAATACCACGAGCCCGAGTCGGTGCCGATCGGTGACGTCCTGGTTCGTGTCCCGAAGGGCGTCTACGCCCGCTTCGCGCCGAACGGGGACTATCACGATCCGGTCGAGGACGTATGGGCCCAGGTCGACGACGCGACGGCGTCGGCCGAGATCACCCGCGCCTACCGGGAAGAAATCGAGATCTGGCAAGGGCCGGATTCGGTGGAGCTGTTCATCTCCATCCTGGTCTAG
- a CDS encoding GyrI-like domain-containing protein, producing MQFEIVERDETWVAGLPVRSPKRALGELRDHDLEAAWAAVLHQELGGPLASAYTDYTGELGTYNTQIVGYECASFADVTRGHLVARLPRGTYARFSSVGNFPQVMTDLWTQIAYAEEHNQIKRTYTGDFECYPHAYKIELYLAVDAR from the coding sequence ATGCAGTTTGAAATCGTCGAGCGGGACGAAACGTGGGTTGCCGGGTTACCGGTGCGCAGCCCCAAGCGTGCGCTCGGAGAACTGCGTGACCACGACCTGGAGGCCGCCTGGGCGGCCGTGCTACACCAAGAGCTCGGCGGCCCGCTGGCCAGTGCCTACACCGACTACACCGGTGAGCTCGGCACCTACAACACCCAGATCGTCGGCTACGAGTGCGCGTCCTTCGCTGATGTCACCCGCGGCCACCTGGTGGCCCGGCTGCCGCGCGGCACCTATGCGAGGTTCTCCTCGGTGGGTAACTTCCCGCAGGTGATGACCGACCTCTGGACCCAGATCGCCTACGCCGAGGAGCACAACCAGATCAAGCGGACCTACACCGGTGACTTCGAGTGTTACCCGCACGCCTACAAGATCGAGCTGTACTTGGCGGTAGACGCCCGATGA
- a CDS encoding uracil-DNA glycosylase encodes MCHSIAELDAAVADCFACPRLVAWRELVAREKRAAFRDETYWGRPVPGYGPDDARLFVVGLAPAAHGGNRTGRMFTGDRSGDVLYAAMHAVGLASQPTATHRDDGLRLYGVRVTSPVHCAPPDNKPTPGERDRCRHWLATEFALLAPTVRAVVVLGGFGWQALLPVLAEAGWIIPRPRPKFGHGTHIELAPDGADRAPLHLFGCYHVSQQNTFTGRLTPAMVEAVLSEAAQAAGLEVTGPTAD; translated from the coding sequence GTGTGCCATTCCATTGCCGAGCTCGACGCCGCCGTCGCCGATTGCTTCGCCTGCCCTCGACTGGTTGCCTGGCGCGAACTGGTGGCGCGGGAGAAGCGTGCCGCTTTCCGTGACGAAACCTATTGGGGCCGCCCGGTTCCCGGCTACGGACCGGATGACGCGCGGTTGTTCGTCGTCGGCCTGGCACCGGCAGCGCACGGCGGCAACAGGACCGGGCGCATGTTCACCGGCGACCGCAGCGGTGACGTGCTCTACGCCGCCATGCACGCGGTCGGCCTGGCCAGCCAGCCGACCGCGACGCATCGTGACGACGGATTGCGCCTGTACGGCGTCCGCGTCACCTCACCGGTGCACTGCGCACCGCCGGACAACAAGCCGACACCGGGCGAGCGCGATCGCTGCCGGCACTGGCTGGCCACCGAATTCGCCTTGCTCGCACCGACTGTCCGCGCCGTGGTGGTGCTCGGTGGCTTCGGCTGGCAGGCACTGCTGCCCGTGCTGGCCGAGGCCGGCTGGATAATTCCGCGCCCGCGACCGAAGTTCGGGCACGGCACCCACATCGAGCTGGCACCCGACGGCGCCGACCGCGCTCCACTGCATCTGTTCGGTTGCTACCACGTGAGCCAGCAGAACACCTTCACCGGCCGACTCACGCCCGCGATGGTCGAGGCGGTGCTCAGCGAGGCGGCGCAGGCGGCCGGGCTCGAAGTCACCGGACCGACAGCCGACTAG
- a CDS encoding GlxA family transcriptional regulator, producing the protein MRSVAVLAVDDVIPFDLSVPIEIFGRARLSDGTAGYDVRVCGENSDVSSRFFAISAVRDIEFLDEADTIIVPGSLAYRSAPSHRLKAALRRAHERGARVASICLGAFTLASVGLLDGMRVTTHWMAAAELAADYPLVRVDPAVLFVDNESVLTSAGAAAGLDLCLHMVRRDYGSAVAAETARLSVMPLTRDGGQAQFIADRPRSEADHKSINPTLEWAESALGARITVSDLAERAGVSQRTLIRRFNEQVRMTPNEWLQTVRVRKSQELLEQTDATMENIADQAGFASVAALRKAFRKTTGVTPQSYRKAFL; encoded by the coding sequence ATGAGGTCTGTGGCGGTCCTTGCGGTCGACGACGTCATTCCGTTCGACCTGTCGGTCCCGATCGAAATCTTCGGCCGGGCCCGGCTCAGCGATGGCACCGCGGGCTACGACGTTCGTGTTTGTGGCGAGAATTCCGATGTCTCATCGAGGTTCTTCGCGATATCCGCGGTCCGGGATATCGAATTCCTCGACGAGGCGGACACGATCATCGTTCCCGGCTCGCTCGCCTATCGCTCGGCACCGTCACACCGTTTGAAAGCCGCCCTGCGCCGCGCCCATGAGCGCGGCGCACGGGTGGCCTCGATCTGTCTGGGCGCGTTCACCTTGGCCTCGGTCGGGCTGCTCGACGGCATGCGGGTCACCACGCATTGGATGGCGGCCGCCGAACTCGCCGCCGACTATCCGCTGGTCCGGGTGGATCCGGCGGTGCTGTTCGTGGACAACGAAAGTGTGCTCACCTCGGCGGGGGCGGCCGCGGGGTTGGATCTGTGCCTGCATATGGTCCGCCGCGACTACGGTTCGGCCGTCGCGGCGGAAACCGCGCGGCTTTCGGTGATGCCGTTGACCCGCGACGGTGGTCAGGCGCAATTCATCGCCGACCGCCCGCGCTCGGAGGCCGACCACAAATCGATCAACCCCACCCTGGAGTGGGCGGAATCCGCACTCGGCGCCCGGATTACCGTGTCGGATCTCGCCGAACGCGCCGGTGTCAGTCAGCGCACGCTCATCCGGCGATTCAACGAACAGGTGCGTATGACGCCCAACGAATGGCTGCAAACGGTGCGGGTGCGCAAGTCGCAGGAATTGCTGGAGCAGACCGATGCCACCATGGAGAATATCGCCGACCAGGCGGGGTTCGCGTCGGTGGCGGCGCTGCGCAAGGCATTTCGGAAAACCACCGGGGTCACGCCCCAGTCGTATCGGAAAGCCTTTCTCTGA
- a CDS encoding NAD(P)/FAD-dependent oxidoreductase, which translates to MPTPVTEIATEYDVVIMGGGPAGSTLAAMLCRDTDLRVAVFDREEFPREHIGESGAHPLVPVLQASGALEKVLASECWIQKFGGIYQWDNDRPFVSFFEHADYLVDGVYRWSIHVNRAEFDTVLLDHAEDSGAQVFQGVRVTKFFPGDGHTTVVLEDGTEIRAGYFVDASGRANQVAARGSRRDKQWLSEYRNIAIWSHFRNCLPAQQAAGEWNMFRENNLSPIYAVAFEHGWVWYIPTPRLVDGVRETVWSIGIVTNPDSLARVDLRDAEIFRKTIHSIPVLRELIADAEPIRPEMLTATNYSRISDCFGSYDERWLAVGDASYFVDPLFSSGMSFAVTQAWAAALVLRKSFDTAVDEQTKRDLWRDYDVEWRGMAETWALGIDQWYHEISRTHPDSMYWQRQKRGTALANATEGTFQALLNTALVPDLLNVMTNGSRDPRDLATEGPYLTALTAADAVELGAQDRISLAPHTRIRAGLGADMPGFKGMSPPFEVPQEVRDGLGHYWRDPIANADAAPEPLADTVPCHRFYSSVDPEIEVRCLERDGGQGLWDALAGGPVRWSELAPTLSVLQGRALKRLLRAGLVVIEAAGERDNAR; encoded by the coding sequence ATGCCAACACCTGTTACCGAAATTGCCACCGAGTACGACGTAGTGATCATGGGCGGCGGTCCGGCCGGGTCGACGCTCGCGGCCATGCTGTGCCGCGACACCGATCTGCGCGTCGCCGTTTTCGATCGAGAGGAGTTCCCCCGCGAGCACATCGGCGAGTCCGGTGCGCATCCGCTGGTGCCGGTTCTGCAGGCCAGCGGGGCGTTGGAGAAGGTGCTCGCGAGCGAGTGCTGGATCCAGAAGTTCGGCGGAATCTACCAGTGGGACAACGATCGTCCGTTCGTGTCGTTCTTCGAACACGCCGACTACCTGGTCGACGGCGTGTACCGCTGGTCGATCCATGTCAATCGGGCCGAATTCGACACTGTCCTGCTCGACCACGCCGAAGACAGTGGGGCGCAAGTCTTCCAGGGCGTGCGGGTCACCAAATTCTTCCCCGGCGACGGACATACGACCGTCGTACTGGAAGACGGCACCGAGATCAGGGCGGGGTACTTCGTCGACGCCTCGGGTCGGGCGAACCAGGTTGCCGCCCGCGGCTCCCGGCGCGACAAGCAGTGGCTCTCGGAGTACCGCAATATCGCCATCTGGTCGCACTTCCGCAATTGCCTGCCCGCGCAGCAGGCGGCGGGCGAGTGGAATATGTTCCGGGAGAACAATTTATCGCCCATCTACGCGGTGGCGTTCGAGCACGGCTGGGTGTGGTACATCCCGACGCCGCGGCTGGTGGACGGGGTGCGCGAAACCGTGTGGTCCATCGGCATCGTGACCAACCCGGACTCGCTGGCCAGGGTGGATCTTCGGGACGCGGAGATCTTCCGCAAGACGATCCACTCGATCCCGGTGCTGCGGGAGCTGATCGCCGACGCCGAGCCGATCCGCCCGGAAATGCTGACAGCGACCAACTATTCGCGGATCAGCGACTGCTTCGGTTCCTACGACGAACGCTGGCTGGCGGTCGGCGACGCGTCCTACTTCGTGGATCCGCTGTTCTCGTCCGGGATGTCGTTCGCGGTGACCCAGGCGTGGGCGGCGGCACTGGTGCTGCGCAAGAGCTTCGACACCGCAGTCGACGAGCAGACCAAGCGGGATCTGTGGCGCGACTACGACGTCGAGTGGCGCGGGATGGCCGAGACCTGGGCGCTCGGCATCGACCAGTGGTATCACGAGATCTCGCGCACCCACCCGGACAGCATGTACTGGCAGCGTCAGAAGCGCGGCACCGCACTGGCGAACGCGACCGAGGGCACCTTCCAGGCGCTACTCAACACGGCGCTGGTCCCCGACCTGCTCAATGTGATGACCAACGGCAGCCGCGATCCGCGGGATCTGGCGACCGAGGGTCCGTACCTGACCGCGCTCACCGCCGCCGACGCGGTGGAACTCGGTGCGCAGGACCGGATTTCGCTCGCGCCGCACACTCGGATCCGGGCTGGGCTCGGCGCCGATATGCCCGGCTTCAAAGGCATGTCGCCGCCGTTCGAGGTGCCGCAGGAGGTGCGCGACGGCCTCGGTCACTATTGGCGTGACCCCATCGCCAATGCCGACGCGGCCCCGGAACCGCTCGCCGACACGGTGCCGTGTCATCGCTTCTACTCCAGCGTCGATCCCGAGATCGAGGTGCGGTGCCTGGAACGCGATGGCGGGCAAGGGCTCTGGGACGCGCTCGCGGGTGGGCCGGTGCGTTGGTCCGAGCTGGCGCCGACACTCTCGGTGCTGCAGGGGCGGGCGCTCAAGCGGTTGCTCCGGGCCGGGCTGGTTGTTATCGAAGCAGCTGGTGAGCGCGATAACGCTAGGTGA
- a CDS encoding TauD/TfdA dioxygenase family protein: MTNTLRPAPLDGTDLQPFARIVTAPTAGQSLADVPIDDLLATVLATKVTVLRGYGLLDKAELEQYCRAAGELLRWDFGTILDLVVRDDPQNYLFDKGDVPFHWDGAFAAQVPRFFLFQCLRGSSPGAGGETVFSDTTQVYREAPEDLRKLWAQTTITYRTDKLAHYGGLAKWPLLGTHPVTGATTIRYAEPLDPAKYLNPLFLTLEGIAPEDGVRVMEDLRERLHDPRYCYAHPWETGDIVVVENHALLHGRNGFSGSAERHVQRIQIV, translated from the coding sequence ATGACAAACACCCTGCGGCCGGCCCCGCTGGATGGTACCGACCTGCAACCCTTCGCCCGGATCGTGACCGCCCCGACAGCCGGGCAGAGCCTGGCCGACGTGCCGATCGACGACCTGCTCGCGACGGTCCTGGCCACCAAGGTCACTGTGCTGCGCGGCTACGGCCTGCTCGACAAGGCGGAGCTGGAACAGTACTGCCGGGCAGCGGGCGAGCTGCTGCGGTGGGACTTCGGCACGATCCTGGACCTGGTGGTCCGCGACGATCCGCAGAACTACCTGTTCGACAAGGGCGATGTGCCGTTCCACTGGGACGGCGCCTTCGCGGCGCAGGTGCCGCGCTTCTTCCTGTTCCAATGCCTGCGGGGTAGCTCGCCCGGCGCTGGCGGGGAAACCGTGTTCTCCGACACCACCCAGGTCTACCGCGAGGCACCCGAGGACCTGCGGAAATTGTGGGCGCAGACCACGATCACCTACCGCACCGACAAGCTCGCTCACTACGGCGGGCTGGCCAAGTGGCCGCTGCTCGGGACGCATCCGGTGACGGGTGCGACGACCATCCGCTACGCCGAACCTCTCGATCCCGCAAAGTATCTCAATCCGCTCTTCCTCACCCTGGAGGGCATCGCGCCCGAGGACGGCGTCCGGGTGATGGAGGACCTGCGGGAGCGACTGCACGACCCGCGCTACTGCTACGCGCATCCCTGGGAGACCGGCGACATCGTCGTCGTCGAGAACCACGCTCTGCTGCACGGCCGCAACGGATTCAGCGGATCCGCCGAGCGCCACGTCCAGCGCATCCAGATCGTCTGA
- a CDS encoding L-tyrosine/L-tryptophan isonitrile synthase family protein, with amino-acid sequence MSTTVGSSSEFVHQQLSKPPAPPLPVPAEAIAADVLRLVFARRRCAEPDTLCDVVPCDDCFAPHLKKVIGYVEAGKPVHFVIPAFPAKSRNRRKTLGRLPDMAETLAIESLQGFCDQVSAVYAPGAIVTICSDGHVFSDSLEIPDHHVDEYAVELRRVIRSTGGGSIGLYGLRDAMPEMTWDQRRRALLDEFATGIDAIREAVKTDPAMRRMFNGIHRFMVEDNAALMPELSATQRRNRSKDTAYEVVQRSQAWSRLVAGVFPDAVRLSIHPQTHHSDKIGFHLLRTQDNWLTPWHGVVLDDGTKYTLIKRAKAEDLGARLVWRNSRPSHFVLANRGAS; translated from the coding sequence ATGAGCACAACCGTCGGTAGCAGTTCAGAATTCGTTCACCAACAATTATCGAAGCCGCCGGCGCCGCCGCTCCCGGTGCCCGCCGAGGCGATCGCCGCGGATGTGCTGCGCCTGGTGTTCGCCAGGCGGCGGTGCGCCGAGCCGGACACGCTCTGCGACGTCGTCCCATGCGACGACTGCTTCGCACCGCATCTGAAGAAGGTGATCGGCTACGTCGAGGCGGGCAAGCCGGTGCATTTCGTGATCCCCGCGTTCCCCGCCAAGTCGCGCAACCGCCGCAAAACCCTTGGGCGACTGCCGGATATGGCCGAAACCCTCGCGATCGAATCGCTGCAGGGGTTCTGCGATCAGGTCTCGGCGGTCTACGCACCCGGCGCGATCGTGACGATCTGCTCGGACGGCCACGTGTTCAGCGATTCATTGGAGATCCCGGATCACCACGTCGACGAGTATGCCGTCGAGTTGCGCCGGGTGATCCGATCCACCGGCGGCGGTTCGATCGGCCTCTACGGATTGCGCGACGCCATGCCCGAGATGACCTGGGACCAGCGGCGTCGTGCCCTGCTGGACGAGTTCGCCACCGGCATCGACGCCATTCGCGAGGCGGTGAAGACCGATCCGGCGATGCGGCGGATGTTCAACGGCATCCACCGATTCATGGTGGAGGACAACGCGGCACTGATGCCGGAACTGAGTGCGACACAGCGCCGGAACAGGTCGAAGGACACCGCCTACGAGGTGGTACAGCGCAGCCAGGCGTGGAGCAGGCTGGTCGCCGGCGTGTTCCCCGACGCGGTGCGGCTGTCCATCCATCCGCAAACCCATCACAGCGACAAGATCGGCTTCCACCTGCTGCGGACCCAGGACAACTGGCTGACCCCGTGGCACGGCGTCGTGCTCGACGACGGCACGAAATACACGCTGATCAAACGCGCCAAGGCGGAGGACCTCGGCGCCCGGCTGGTCTGGCGCAACAGCCGCCCGAGCCATTTCGTACTCGCCAATCGAGGAGCATCATGA
- a CDS encoding acyltransferase family protein, whose product MDVVHNRPRLPSLTGLRFFAALSVFIFHAMLPNSPIPPFLPVNFFADPQLAHNSAVVVGKLGFLGVSFFFILSGFVLTWSWKEGQSKLLFIRRRIVKIFPNHLTLWVVCMVLFAAAITPWKSWLPNFFLIHAWFPQNYINAGVNTPSWTLSCEFLFYVLFPFLVPLILRIPAKYLWYGAAAMVLGMAAVELVNVHLIPSSEKSELTPIPVLQLWFGYLFPPVRLFEFFLGVFIARIVAEGRWLRVPIWATLLGCLAGYLVAMYTPFVVGFFLATAIPLALLIGAAATSDIEGRSRFLSSRFVVWLGDISFAFYICQGVALFYVRHQMGDVAFSAPIAILVILALFFLNILMAWLLHTFVESPAMRHLARPKRKPKPAAPASVPVGVPVKPAIPQTHVAGD is encoded by the coding sequence GTGGACGTCGTACACAATCGCCCACGGCTGCCATCGTTGACCGGACTCCGGTTCTTCGCGGCACTCTCGGTATTCATCTTTCATGCCATGCTGCCGAACTCACCCATACCGCCCTTCCTGCCGGTAAATTTCTTCGCGGATCCCCAGCTCGCGCACAACAGTGCGGTCGTGGTCGGCAAATTGGGGTTTCTCGGCGTTTCCTTCTTCTTCATCCTCAGCGGGTTCGTGCTGACCTGGTCGTGGAAGGAGGGGCAGAGCAAACTGCTGTTCATTCGACGGCGCATTGTGAAGATCTTCCCGAACCACCTGACGCTATGGGTGGTGTGCATGGTCTTGTTCGCCGCGGCCATCACGCCGTGGAAGTCATGGTTGCCGAACTTCTTCCTCATCCACGCGTGGTTCCCGCAGAACTATATCAATGCGGGCGTCAATACCCCTTCCTGGACATTGTCGTGTGAGTTTCTGTTCTACGTGCTGTTCCCGTTCCTGGTGCCGCTGATCCTGCGGATACCCGCGAAATACCTCTGGTACGGCGCCGCCGCGATGGTATTGGGCATGGCGGCGGTCGAGTTGGTGAACGTCCATCTGATACCCAGTTCGGAGAAATCCGAGTTGACGCCCATTCCCGTCCTGCAGCTGTGGTTCGGCTATCTGTTTCCGCCGGTGCGACTGTTCGAGTTCTTCCTCGGTGTGTTCATCGCGCGGATCGTGGCGGAGGGCCGGTGGCTCCGGGTGCCGATCTGGGCCACCCTCCTCGGCTGCCTCGCCGGGTACCTCGTGGCCATGTACACCCCGTTTGTCGTGGGGTTTTTCCTCGCCACGGCCATCCCGCTCGCCCTGCTGATCGGTGCGGCGGCAACCTCGGATATCGAGGGTCGGTCGCGATTCCTGTCCAGCCGGTTCGTCGTCTGGCTCGGGGACATCTCGTTCGCCTTCTACATCTGCCAAGGGGTGGCACTGTTCTACGTCCGGCATCAAATGGGTGACGTGGCATTCAGCGCCCCGATCGCGATACTGGTGATTCTCGCGCTGTTCTTCCTGAACATCCTGATGGCTTGGCTGCTGCACACCTTCGTGGAATCGCCGGCAATGCGTCACCTGGCCAGGCCGAAGCGTAAACCGAAACCAGCGGCGCCCGCGTCCGTCCCCGTCGGCGTTCCGGTGAAGCCCGCTATACCGCAAACACACGTTGCGGGGGATTAG